In a genomic window of Piliocolobus tephrosceles isolate RC106 chromosome 1, ASM277652v3, whole genome shotgun sequence:
- the GJA5 gene encoding gap junction alpha-5 protein gives MGDWSFLGEFLEEVHKHSTVVGKVWLTVLFIFRMLVLGTAAESSWGDEQADFRCDTIQPGCQNVCYDQAFPISHIRYWVLQIIFVSTPSLVYMGHAMHTVRMQEKRKLREAERAKEVQRSGSYEYPVAEKAELSCWEEGNGRIVLQGSLLNTYVCSILIRTTMEVGFIVGQYLIYGIFLTTLHVCRRSPCPHPVNCYVSRPTEKNVFIVFMLAVAALSLLLSLAELYHLGWKKIRQRFVKPRQHMVKCQLSGPSVSMVQSCTPPPDFNQCLENGPGGKFFNPFSNNMASQQNTDNLATEQVRGQEQTPGEGFIQVRYGQKPEVPNGVSPGHRLPHGYHSDKRRLSKASSKARSDDLSV, from the coding sequence ATGGGCGACTGGAGCTTCCTGGGAGAATTCCTGGAGGAAGTACATAAGCACTCGACCGTGGTAGGCAAGGTCTGGCTCACTGTCCTTTTCATATTCCGTATGCTCGTGCTGGGCACAGCTGCTGAGTCTTCCTGGGGGGATGAGCAGGCTGATTTCCGGTGTGATACGATTCAGCCTGGCTGCCAGAACGTCTGCTACGACCAAGCTTTCCCCATCTCCCACATTCGCTACTGGGTGCTGCAGATCATCTTCGTCTCCACGCCCTCTCTGGTGTACATGGGCCACGCCATGCACACTGTGCGCATGCAGGAGAAGCGCAAGCTACGGGAGGCCGAGAGGGCCAAAGAGGTCCAGCGCTCTGGCTCTTACGAGTACCCGGTGGCTGAGAAAGCAGAACTGTCCTGCTGGGAGGAAGGGAATGGAAGGATTGTCCTCCAGGGCTCCCTGCTCAACACCTATGTGTGCAGCATCCTGATCCGCACCACCATGGAGGTGGGCTTCATTGTGGGCCAGTACCTCATCTACGGAATCTTCCTGACCACCCTGCACGTCTGCCGCAGGAGTCCCTGTCCCCACCCGGTCAACTGTTACGTATCCCGGCCCACCGAGAAGAATGTCTTCATTGTCTTTATGCTGGCTGTGGCTGCACTGTCCCTCCTCCTTAGCCTGGCTGAGCTCTACCACCTGGGCTGGAAGAAGATCAGACAGCGATTTGTCAAGCCGCGGCAGCACATGGTTAAGTGCCAGCTTTCTGGCCCCTCTGTGAGCATGGTCCAGAGTTGCACACCACCCCCCGACTTTAATCAGTGCCTGGAGAATGGCCCTGGGGGAAAATTCTTCAATCCCTTCAGCAATAATATGGCCTCCCAACAAAACACAGACAACCTGGCCACTGAGCAAGTGCGAGGTCAGGAGCAGACTCCTGGGGAAGGTTTCATCCAGGTTCGTTATGGCCAGAAGCCTGAGGTGCCCAATGGAGTCTCACCAGGTCACCGCCTTCCCCATGGCTATCATAGCGACAAGCGACGTCTTAGTAAGGCCAGCAGCAAGGCCAGGTCAGATGACCTATCAGTGTGA